A section of the Saccopteryx leptura isolate mSacLep1 chromosome 4, mSacLep1_pri_phased_curated, whole genome shotgun sequence genome encodes:
- the SOCS3 gene encoding suppressor of cytokine signaling 3, which produces MVTHRKFPAAGMSRPLDTSLRLKTFSSKSEYQLVVNAVRKLQESGFYWSAVTGGEANLLLSAEPAGTFLIRDSSDQRHFFTLSVKTQSGTKNLRIQCEGGSFSLQSDPRSTQPVPRFDCVLKLVHHYMPPPSAPSFPLPPTEPSSSPTSEVPEQPPAQPLPGNPPRRAYYIYSGGEKIPLVLSRPLSSNVATLQHLCRKTVNGHLDSYEKVAQLPGPIREFLDQYDAPL; this is translated from the coding sequence ATGGTCACCCACAGGAAGTTTCCCGCCGCCGGGATGAGCCGCCCCCTGGACACCAGCCTGCGCCTCAAGACCTTCAGCTCCAAGAGCGAGTACCAGCTGGTAGTGAACGCAGTGCGCAAACTGCAGGAGAGCGGCTTCTACTGGAGTGCCGTGACCGGCGGCGAGGCGAACCTGCTGCTTAGCGCAGAGCCCGCCGGTACCTTCCTCATCCGCGACAGCTCGGACCAGCGCCACTTCTTCACGCTCAGCGTCAAGACCCAGTCGGGGACCAAGAACCTGCGCATTCAGTGCGAGGGGGGCAGCTTCTCTCTGCAGAGCGACCCCCGAAGCACGCAACCTGTGCCCCGCTTCGActgtgtgctcaagctggtgcatCACTACATGCCGCCCCCCAgcgccccctccttccccttgcCACCGACTGAACCGTCCTCCTCACCCACCTCCGAGGTGCCAGaacagcctccagcccagcctCTCCCAGGGAACCCACCTAGGAGAGCCTATTACATCTACTCGGGAGGCGAGAAGATCCCTCTGGTGTTGAGCAGGCCACTCTCCTCCAACGTGGCCACTCTCCAACATCTTTGTCGGAAGACTGTCAATGGCCACCTGGATTCCTATGAGAAAGTCGCCCAGCTGCCTGGACCCATTCGGGAGTTCTTGGACCAGTACGATGCTCCACTTTAA